ATGGCAACTCCAGTTCGAAGTCCGACGCTGTCGCTTCGAGTGTTAACCACTTGCCGGTGGCCGCGGGGGCGACCACGGGGTTCTCCTCTGCGGCATGGACATAGTACCGAACCGGAGCCCCGGGATTCAGTTTGAAGTCGGCCGGTAGCGCCAGATTGATCGCAACCTTTAACTTGTCTTCTGTGGGTTTAATCGTTGCAGCTTCAAACGTGCGCGGCTTGCCGGAAACAGCGGGGGGCGAAACCACTTTTGCCAGAACTGGCGGGCCTAGACCTTTCAGCTCCAATTCTCTGGGCTGTGCATCTGCCGCCACCCCGATCACACGCACGGAGTGATTATTGGTGTCGGCGACAAATAATTGATCTCCGGCAATGCTCAGGCCCCCAGGCTCGTCAAATGAATTCGGGCCGCTCCCGGCCAGTGTGCGTACCGTTGCAGTCTTCAGATCGAGTTCTTTGATCTTGCTGTTGTAGGTGTCAGCAATAAACAGTTGGCCTTCGCGGTACGCCACGCCAAGAGGGTGTTGCAATAGAACCTGGTTGGCGGCCCCGTCCCGATCGCCAAACGTAAAGAGCCGATCGGCCGGCAGTCTCGCCGTGCCGAGGATTGTGGCTACGTCTCGACTGGCTCGCAAAGGAACTGCGCGAATCGAGCTTCCTTCGCTATCGGCCACAAACAGCACTTGCCCATCGGAGGCTAATCCGCTGGGCTGAGCAAATGAGGCATAGCCTTTTTGAAAGGGATTGCGCGCAAGCAATGGGCCGTCGATAATATCTTCGGCAGCGTTGCCCGCAAAGGGAAAGATTGCCCCGGAATCTAAGGTCATCCGCCAAATCTGATGCTGGCCGGCCATGGCGATGTATAAGTTGTTATCGTGCAGCAACAAATCCCAAGGACTAGCCAACTTGATGCCGAGCGGTCTGGCTGCGCCACGCACCGTAGGAACTCTTGCCTGCTCTCCACTTCCAGCCAACGTCGTGACGCGCCGAGTCTTCAGATCGACTTTTCGCAGCAAGTGGTTCTCGGTGTCTGCGACAAATAGTGTCTCCCCCTGCAAAGCCATTCCCTGGGGATGATCGAAAGAACATTGTTCGAACGTGCCATCTTCCCGCCCGATCGCGCCAGTGCCAATGATGTCCAGCACTTCGCCCGATAGTTTCGTGATAACGATGCGATTGTGTCCGCTGTCCGCGACAAACAGTCGGTCGCTGTCGGCGTCAGCCAATACCTTGCCGGGAAATCGCAACGGCAGGTCGGGGCGCGGTGGCCGGGTAGCATCGAAGCTGAGGGGCGTTTCGTCCAGCAAGTTGCGACGGCGATAACTGGGTATCGCTTGCTTAAGGAAGCGTGCGACCATTTCCGCAGCGAATTCGCCCTTATGATGCGCCACGAGGCGCCCTTCGGGATCGATGACCCGTAACGACGGCCAGGTGTCGACCGCATATTTCTGCCACAAGATCTGCCGCGGATCGTTGACAACCGGATGCTCGATCTCGTATCGCTCGATGGCCTCGCTCACGTTTTTGGCATCGCGTTCGTTTTCGAATTTTGCCGAGTGGACGCCGATCACTACAAGGTGCTTAGGGAACTCGTGTTCCAGTTGTTTCAATTCGGGCAGAATGTGCATGCAGTTGATGCAGCAGTAGGTCCAGAAATCCAGAATGACGAACTTGCCACGCAAATCGCGCAGTTCGATGGGACCAGCAGTATTCAGCCATTCGCCACCGCCGTCTAAGGACGGGGCGGGAATTCGGCCAGGAAGAAGCTCCAATTCCTGCGCTGACAGGGGAGAGGCCAGCACCATCGCGATGAAGCCGCCCGCCAACCAACAACGCCAAGTATTCAGAGTGGTAGTCATCGCCAGCCCTTCGCTATTGCACGCGACGACTCGTCATCGCGATTGGTACCCGTTTTCATCTGACAGCCGCGCTCGGCTACTTAGTCCATGCACCCCCCAGCCAAAACTCTTTCATTTTTGCTGGACAAGCTGTGGCCAAGCGAGGCAGTATCACGAACCAATTCAGTATACGAAAGAGGTCAAACCACCTGCGACCAAAATCGCGACAACCGAAGGTATCGCGAACTTAAGGAGCCAGCAGCCGGTCGAGCTTGGCACGCTCTTCAGCGGTCACTGGTTTCCAGTTGATTTGGATACCCGGAAGGAGCGTCTGTGCGCGTTCGATTTCCTGCGCCGGGAGGTCGACCTGGGACAGTTCCAGGCGTTTGAGATTCGGTAAGGCCTTCAGTTTTGCCAGGGCCTCGATCGAGAACTTCTGTTCGCCAAGCGTCAATGTGTCGAGCGATTTGAGCTGGGAAACAACATCGAGCGTACTGTCGGTCAAACTATGGGCGTTTGACGCGCCACCGTAGCGTCGCAATCGCTGCCCAAGATGCAGGCTCTTCAAATTAGTCAGCGATTTGAGCGACTCGTTCCCTGCCTCGGTTTGATAGGTGTGCCAGGTGCGGAAGTTTTCGAGTTGTGTGAGCTTGCCGACGGCGGCCATCCCTTCATCGTTAAATGGACATCCTGCGACCGTTAAACGGCGCAAGTTCTTCAATGAGGCAAAGGAAGCAAAGCCGCGCCCCGTGAAATCCTTCCGCTTGAGCGATGTGTGGAAGAACTTGATCTGCTTGAGATTCCCGAGCAAGGTAAGTTGCCAAAGTGCATCGTCGGAGAACTGGGCAGCGTTGGTAGATAGGTCCTCGAGTGCTGCCAAACCGGTCAGGTACGACAGAGTATTGTCGTTCAGCGCTTCGCCCGAAGTCGAGAGCGTCTTCAGATGCACCAGTCCGCTGAGGGCCTCGAAGTCGGCAATCGTGAACGTCGACAAGTCCTTAACCGCGACCCCGGTCACGTGCCCCTTGGTGAGCGTGACTTCAGCCCCCGCTTTGCGCAGTTGCTCGGCTGCTGCGCCCTCGTCGAGCGGTGCCGCTTGTTGGTCGGCCAGCTTCTTGGCAAACGTCACCTCCTTGAGCGTGACATACGCCTTGTAGCCTTGCGGATCGACAAACGGATTGCCCGGCAACTTCTTTTCCAGTCGCTCGTGCTTGGCAAGCATGTCGTAGTAGTTGCCATGAGCGCCTAAGAACACGTCGCAGGGGAGACTCTTGAGCAGGGAGAATGTCTGCTTGAAATCGTCGGTAATGGTGGGATAGTCCGTATTGCCAACCAGGCGATAACCGGGGTTCACGTTCGGACTCCCAATGACCACCACCCTCAGTTCCTTGTCGTCGACCGATTCTTTCCACGTCCAGGTTGTACACCCGCGAGTATGCCCCGGCGTGTGCCGGGCAATGAGCGTGACTCCGCCGAGTTTCACTTCGTCGCCATCCTTGAGCACGCGATCGACGGGGCATGCGGGCCAACGGCTATCGGCATACAGGTATTGTCCCGCACCACCGGCGGCAACCACCTTGTCATCCCCTACCATCACCAGCACCTTGGCCCCGGTCAACTCGCGCATTTTCGCGTGCCCGGCGACATGATCGGAATGCGCATGACTGGCGAGCAAGTACTTTACGTCGGACATCTTGAAGCCCAACGATTCAATTGCGCCCCGAATAAGCGGCACCGTTTCTTCGAAACTGCTGTTGATCAGAATGTGCCCTGCGGGCGTCGTGATCAGATAGCTGGCGAGTTCTGTCGATCCCACATAGTACGTATTGCCAGCCACGCGATGAGCGGGAAAAGGAGAATCGCCCCGTGCGGTAGCAACGCAGGCAAATAAGTACAACACGACAAACGAAAGAGAGCGAATCATGGAGAGGTCCTGGTCTAGAGGTGTGTCTGCAACTAAATTCGCGCGAAGCGAGTCATTCACCCGCCCGGTACACCCTGGGTATTCACAAACAATGAGTAAATCGACGTGCTGCCACACATGAAGAGCCGATTGCGATGCCTACCGCCAAAACACAGGTTTGCGCATCGCTCGGGCAGATCAATGCGTCCAATCAAGGTCCCTTGTGCGTTGAACACCGACACGCCATCGAGACCTTCTTTCCCCATTCCCCAACCGACCCACAGGTTCCCGTCGACATCGACCCGCAGACCATCCGGGGTGCCGTCCGGCTCAGCGGTCACTAGTGTACTGCCACCCGTTAATTCTTTGCCGCCATTAACGACGTCAAACGAGCGGATCACTCGCGGTGTAGCTCCGGCCTCCACGACATACAGCTTCATCTCGTCGGGTGAAAACGCCAGTCCGTTAGGACGTTTGACATCGCCCGCAACGACCGCCAGTGTTTTCGTGACGGGATCCCAGCGGTAGACATTCGTGGGTAATTCGATCGGGGCCGAATGTCCTTCGTAAAAGCCGAGAATGCCGAACGGAGGGTCAGTAAACCAAATCGAACCGTCCGACTTGCAGACGATGTCGTTTGGCGAGTTCAATGGCTTGCCGTCATAACTGTCCGCAATCACGGTAATCGAGCCGTCGTACTCCGTCCGCGTCACTCGGCGGGAATCGTGCTCGCAGGTAAGTAGCCGACCTTGACGGTCCCGAGTGTTGCCGTTGGAGTTGTTCGCGGGCTTGCGAAACACGCTCACGGTTTCCGTTTCTTCATCCCATTTCATGAGGCGATTGTTCGGAATGTCGCTCCAGACCAGATAGCGACCATCACCGAACCAAACCGGTCCTTCGCTCCAACGCATCCCCGATGCAATCTTTTCGACCTTGGCCAGATTCAAGCGGTACTTCGAAAAACTTGGATCGAGAATCCTGATGGCCGGGTCAGGATAACGCTGACTAGGTTGCCATTGCGCTTCGGCTGGTGCCGCGATGAGGAGCGTAGCAATCGCGCTGGCAGCAGCGGCTAAATCTCTGCGAATCATGTTCAATCGCCCAAGGTGCGGTTCGTTCAAATGTCCCAATAGGGCGAAGTATATCACGGCGCGAGCGGGCATTCCGCCAATTTTGACTCTGCTCCTGCACTGACCTTAGCGCCTGCATAATTCAGCCATAAGCTTTTCGAGATCGGCGAGGTTCACCGGTTTGACCAGATGCCCGTCGCAACCCGCCTTGCGAGATTCCGCTCGATCGTTTTCCTGCCCCCAACCGGTCAGGGCAATAATTGTCATCGAGCGTCCCCACGGTTGCTCGCGAATCTGCCGAGTGGCATCCAGTCCATTGAGTCGCGGAAGCCCGATATCCA
Above is a window of Anatilimnocola aggregata DNA encoding:
- the bla gene encoding subclass B3 metallo-beta-lactamase, translated to MIRSLSFVVLYLFACVATARGDSPFPAHRVAGNTYYVGSTELASYLITTPAGHILINSSFEETVPLIRGAIESLGFKMSDVKYLLASHAHSDHVAGHAKMRELTGAKVLVMVGDDKVVAAGGAGQYLYADSRWPACPVDRVLKDGDEVKLGGVTLIARHTPGHTRGCTTWTWKESVDDKELRVVVIGSPNVNPGYRLVGNTDYPTITDDFKQTFSLLKSLPCDVFLGAHGNYYDMLAKHERLEKKLPGNPFVDPQGYKAYVTLKEVTFAKKLADQQAAPLDEGAAAEQLRKAGAEVTLTKGHVTGVAVKDLSTFTIADFEALSGLVHLKTLSTSGEALNDNTLSYLTGLAALEDLSTNAAQFSDDALWQLTLLGNLKQIKFFHTSLKRKDFTGRGFASFASLKNLRRLTVAGCPFNDEGMAAVGKLTQLENFRTWHTYQTEAGNESLKSLTNLKSLHLGQRLRRYGGASNAHSLTDSTLDVVSQLKSLDTLTLGEQKFSIEALAKLKALPNLKRLELSQVDLPAQEIERAQTLLPGIQINWKPVTAEERAKLDRLLAP
- a CDS encoding SMP-30/gluconolactonase/LRE family protein; this translates as MIRRDLAAAASAIATLLIAAPAEAQWQPSQRYPDPAIRILDPSFSKYRLNLAKVEKIASGMRWSEGPVWFGDGRYLVWSDIPNNRLMKWDEETETVSVFRKPANNSNGNTRDRQGRLLTCEHDSRRVTRTEYDGSITVIADSYDGKPLNSPNDIVCKSDGSIWFTDPPFGILGFYEGHSAPIELPTNVYRWDPVTKTLAVVAGDVKRPNGLAFSPDEMKLYVVEAGATPRVIRSFDVVNGGKELTGGSTLVTAEPDGTPDGLRVDVDGNLWVGWGMGKEGLDGVSVFNAQGTLIGRIDLPERCANLCFGGRHRNRLFMCGSTSIYSLFVNTQGVPGG
- a CDS encoding thioredoxin-like domain-containing protein; translation: MTTTLNTWRCWLAGGFIAMVLASPLSAQELELLPGRIPAPSLDGGGEWLNTAGPIELRDLRGKFVILDFWTYCCINCMHILPELKQLEHEFPKHLVVIGVHSAKFENERDAKNVSEAIERYEIEHPVVNDPRQILWQKYAVDTWPSLRVIDPEGRLVAHHKGEFAAEMVARFLKQAIPSYRRRNLLDETPLSFDATRPPRPDLPLRFPGKVLADADSDRLFVADSGHNRIVITKLSGEVLDIIGTGAIGREDGTFEQCSFDHPQGMALQGETLFVADTENHLLRKVDLKTRRVTTLAGSGEQARVPTVRGAARPLGIKLASPWDLLLHDNNLYIAMAGQHQIWRMTLDSGAIFPFAGNAAEDIIDGPLLARNPFQKGYASFAQPSGLASDGQVLFVADSEGSSIRAVPLRASRDVATILGTARLPADRLFTFGDRDGAANQVLLQHPLGVAYREGQLFIADTYNSKIKELDLKTATVRTLAGSGPNSFDEPGGLSIAGDQLFVADTNNHSVRVIGVAADAQPRELELKGLGPPVLAKVVSPPAVSGKPRTFEAATIKPTEDKLKVAINLALPADFKLNPGAPVRYYVHAAEENPVVAPAATGKWLTLEATASDFELELPLQAKATGGPVMISLAFYYCRSGAEGVCKAGEVTWSGRIAISDRAEDTRLELKHVVLK